The Rhodoferax sediminis genome has a segment encoding these proteins:
- a CDS encoding DctP family TRAP transporter solute-binding subunit: protein MNSISRTVAALACVFGMAWSGAAAAAPVQVNIGIVTAPAFVHTLSAEKFKEALDKALPGEYDVVIHNSGALGSETQVLQQLQLGTVQMCVCTTGPVEAFVPEIKAIEMPFLFSSYEQTDKVLDGPIGQDLLKRFGKAGLVGMHFEDNGFRNLTNSKRAIREPADVKGMKIRTMESPTHLAIWRDIGANPTPMAWPITTQLQQGVLDGQENPISVISAAKLNEVGQKYLTLTRHVYSALVFVGSKAFFDKLPPADQQAFMAAAAQASTFGRNYVRSNEAKQLAALEAAGMQVVTNPDLAAFRAKTEPVYASLTGDTKKIVDEIRKSEK from the coding sequence ATGAACTCAATATCACGCACCGTGGCCGCACTGGCCTGCGTGTTCGGGATGGCATGGAGCGGGGCCGCTGCGGCCGCCCCCGTGCAGGTGAACATCGGCATCGTCACCGCCCCGGCGTTCGTGCACACGCTGTCGGCGGAAAAGTTCAAGGAAGCGCTCGACAAGGCCTTGCCCGGCGAGTACGACGTGGTCATCCACAATTCCGGTGCGCTGGGCAGCGAGACCCAGGTGCTGCAGCAACTGCAGCTGGGCACCGTGCAGATGTGCGTGTGCACCACCGGCCCGGTCGAGGCCTTTGTGCCCGAGATCAAGGCCATCGAGATGCCGTTCCTGTTCAGCTCGTACGAGCAGACCGACAAGGTGCTGGATGGCCCCATCGGCCAGGATCTGCTCAAGCGCTTTGGCAAGGCCGGCCTCGTCGGCATGCACTTCGAGGACAACGGTTTCCGCAATCTCACCAACTCCAAGCGCGCCATCCGCGAGCCCGCCGATGTCAAAGGCATGAAGATCCGGACCATGGAGTCGCCGACCCACCTGGCCATCTGGCGCGACATTGGCGCCAACCCGACGCCCATGGCGTGGCCGATCACGACCCAGTTGCAGCAGGGCGTGCTCGATGGTCAGGAAAACCCGATCTCCGTGATTTCGGCGGCCAAGCTCAATGAGGTGGGGCAAAAGTATCTGACGCTGACCCGGCACGTGTATTCGGCGCTCGTGTTCGTCGGCAGCAAGGCCTTCTTCGACAAGCTGCCGCCCGCCGATCAACAGGCCTTCATGGCCGCGGCGGCGCAGGCTTCGACTTTCGGGCGCAACTATGTGCGCAGCAACGAGGCCAAGCAGCTCGCGGCGCTGGAGGCGGCGGGCATGCAGGTCGTCACGAACCCGGATCTGGCGGCCTTCCGTGCCAAGACCGAGCCGGTCTACGCGTCGCTCACCGGCGACACGAAGAAGATCGTCGACGAGATCCGCAAGAGCGAAAAATAG
- a CDS encoding DUF2905 domain-containing protein, producing MIRWFAVVFFALVLLSGLTPWLHKLGFGRLPGDLRFRLFGRDWDIPLASTVLLSLAASVLVRVLSR from the coding sequence ATGATCCGCTGGTTTGCCGTCGTCTTCTTCGCGCTGGTGCTGCTCAGCGGGCTCACGCCGTGGCTGCACAAGCTCGGCTTTGGCCGGCTGCCCGGCGACCTGCGCTTTCGGCTGTTCGGGCGCGATTGGGACATTCCGCTGGCCAGCACCGTCCTGCTGAGTCTGGCGGCCAGTGTGCTCGTGCGGGTGTTGAGCCGTTGA
- a CDS encoding class I SAM-dependent methyltransferase — translation MTTQRSLTSTLAKQIGRAIQSSGGWIGFDEYMALALYTPGLGYYANDLRKFGTMPHGVKGGGSDFVTAPEMTPLFGQTLAAQVAQALQVTQTCEVWEFGAGSGALALQLLDTLDASGVAVQTYTIVDLSGTLRERQQQTLAAHAGRVRWVSALPETMRGVLVGNEVLDAMPVKLLVRTDGVWHERGVACEMSQTGEPGRFVWQDRPTALRPPVDILGAHDYLTEIHPQMEAFIRTLAGTLMRGAAFFIDYGFPEAEYYHPQRHMGTVMCHRGHLADADPLALVGLKDITAHVNFTALALAAQEAVTSPEAAQEVGTLGYTSQARFLMNAGLLSKLEHATLAERAMALKLINEHEMGELFKVIGFYKGAPWQALGFAQGDRTPTL, via the coding sequence ATGACAACACAGCGTAGTTTAACGAGCACCCTCGCAAAGCAGATAGGGCGGGCCATCCAATCCAGCGGCGGCTGGATCGGCTTTGACGAGTACATGGCGCTGGCCCTGTACACGCCGGGCCTGGGCTATTACGCCAACGATTTGCGCAAATTTGGCACCATGCCGCACGGCGTGAAGGGCGGGGGCAGCGACTTCGTGACCGCGCCCGAGATGACGCCGCTGTTCGGCCAGACACTGGCCGCGCAGGTGGCGCAGGCGCTGCAAGTCACGCAGACGTGCGAGGTCTGGGAATTTGGCGCCGGCTCCGGCGCGCTGGCGCTGCAGCTGCTCGATACGCTGGATGCGTCGGGGGTGGCGGTGCAGACCTACACCATCGTCGACCTGTCCGGCACGCTGCGCGAGCGCCAGCAGCAGACCCTGGCGGCACACGCCGGCCGGGTGCGCTGGGTCAGCGCATTGCCCGAGACGATGCGGGGCGTGCTGGTGGGCAACGAGGTGCTGGACGCCATGCCGGTCAAGCTGCTGGTGCGCACAGATGGTGTGTGGCACGAGCGCGGCGTGGCCTGCGAGATGAGCCAGACGGGCGAGCCGGGCCGCTTCGTCTGGCAGGACCGGCCCACCGCGCTGCGCCCGCCGGTCGACATCCTTGGCGCGCACGACTACCTGACCGAGATCCACCCGCAGATGGAGGCCTTCATTCGCACGCTGGCCGGCACTTTGATGCGCGGCGCGGCCTTCTTCATCGACTACGGCTTTCCCGAGGCCGAGTACTACCATCCGCAGCGCCACATGGGCACCGTGATGTGCCACCGCGGGCACCTGGCCGACGCCGATCCGCTGGCCCTGGTCGGGCTCAAGGACATCACGGCGCACGTCAACTTCACCGCTCTGGCGCTGGCGGCGCAGGAGGCCGTTACCTCGCCCGAAGCCGCGCAGGAGGTGGGCACGCTCGGCTACACGAGCCAGGCGCGCTTTCTCATGAACGCGGGTTTGCTCTCGAAACTGGAGCACGCAACGCTTGCCGAGCGCGCGATGGCGCTCAAATTAATCAACGAACACGAGATGGGCGAGTTGTTCAAGGTGATCGGCTTCTACAAGGGCGCGCCGTGGCAGGCGCTGGGTTTTGCGCAGGGCGACCGAACCCCTACACTCTGA
- a CDS encoding histidine phosphatase family protein has protein sequence MNTTRILAIRHGETAWNVDTRIQGQLDIPLNETGRWQAGRMALALADEPIRTIYASDLLRARETALALAEATELPVLSEEGLREREFGVFEGKTFAEIAALWPEQSLRWRKRDPDFAPEGGESLLQFRQRVTHAVQTLAERHRGELIALVSHGGVMDVLYRAATRQELQAPRTWALGNAAINRLLWTPQGLTLVGWADTNHLQDDESLDETTA, from the coding sequence ATGAACACTACCCGCATCCTCGCCATCCGCCACGGAGAAACCGCCTGGAACGTAGACACCCGCATCCAGGGCCAGCTCGACATTCCGCTCAACGAGACCGGCCGCTGGCAGGCTGGCCGCATGGCGCTGGCGCTGGCGGACGAGCCCATCCGCACCATTTACGCGAGCGACCTGCTGCGCGCGCGGGAGACCGCGCTCGCGCTGGCCGAGGCCACGGAGCTGCCGGTGCTCAGCGAGGAGGGTTTGCGCGAGCGCGAGTTCGGCGTATTCGAGGGCAAGACCTTTGCCGAAATCGCGGCGCTGTGGCCCGAACAGTCGCTGCGCTGGCGCAAGCGCGACCCCGACTTCGCGCCCGAGGGCGGCGAGTCCCTGTTGCAGTTCAGGCAGCGCGTGACGCACGCCGTGCAGACCCTGGCCGAGCGCCACCGCGGCGAGCTGATCGCGCTGGTCAGCCACGGCGGCGTGATGGACGTGCTGTACCGCGCCGCCACGCGGCAGGAATTGCAGGCGCCGCGCACCTGGGCACTGGGCAATGCGGCCATCAACCGCCTGCTGTGGACGCCGCAGGGCCTGACGCTGGTCGGCTGGGCCGACACCAACCATCTCCAGGACGATGAATCACTCGACGAAACCACCGCATGA
- a CDS encoding TRAP transporter small permease has translation MNLHHRLLAFSDRVNGLVEQLLLLIGVAFSLILFAQVLARYLGHSLSWSEEIGRYLLVATTFLGATVAYKRADFIGLAGFGARFGRLVERIIVRALQLLTLACFGFITWFGVGYTFKAWDQTSSAVQMPMSLPIAVLPLSGAIFLLHVLVDLTRPVVPSA, from the coding sequence ATGAATCTGCACCACCGCTTGCTGGCGTTCAGCGACCGCGTCAACGGCCTGGTCGAGCAGCTGCTTCTGCTCATCGGGGTGGCCTTTTCGCTGATCCTGTTCGCCCAGGTGCTGGCGCGCTACCTGGGGCACTCGCTGAGCTGGTCCGAAGAGATCGGGCGCTACCTGCTGGTCGCCACCACGTTCCTCGGCGCCACCGTCGCCTACAAGCGGGCGGACTTCATCGGTCTGGCCGGCTTCGGCGCCAGATTCGGCCGCCTGGTCGAGCGCATCATCGTGCGCGCACTGCAGCTGCTGACGCTGGCGTGCTTCGGCTTCATCACCTGGTTCGGCGTGGGCTATACGTTCAAGGCCTGGGATCAGACCTCGAGCGCGGTGCAGATGCCGATGTCGCTGCCGATCGCCGTGCTGCCCTTGTCGGGCGCCATCTTCCTGCTGCACGTTCTCGTTGACCTGACCCGGCCTGTGGTCCCCTCAGCGTGA
- the ruvB gene encoding Holliday junction branch migration DNA helicase RuvB: protein MSIQTDDFQMPPPQRVVSAAPASPGEEAIERALRPKLFDEYVGQAKVREQLEIFIGAAKMRAEALDHVLLFGPPGLGKTTLSHIIAHELGVNLRQTSGPVLEKPKDLAALLTNLEKNDVLFIDEIHRLSPVVEEILYPALEDYQIDIMIGEGPAARSIKLDLQPFTLVGATTRAGMLTNPLRDRFGIVSRLEFYTPEELARIVRRSAGLLNVATDDAGGFEIARRSRGTPRIANRLLRRVRDYADVKGTGHITLDIANKALAMLDVDPQGFDVMDRKLLEAVIHRFDGGPVGLDNIAASIGEERDTIEDVIEPYLIQQGYLQRTPRGRIATLAAYKHLGVTPPSRSDGLFAE from the coding sequence ATGAGTATCCAGACCGACGACTTCCAGATGCCGCCACCGCAGCGCGTGGTGTCCGCCGCGCCCGCCTCGCCGGGCGAGGAGGCGATCGAGCGCGCGCTGCGGCCCAAGCTGTTCGACGAGTACGTAGGCCAGGCCAAGGTGCGCGAGCAGCTCGAGATTTTCATTGGCGCGGCGAAGATGCGCGCCGAAGCGCTGGACCACGTGCTGCTGTTCGGCCCGCCGGGGCTGGGCAAGACCACGCTGAGCCACATCATTGCGCACGAACTCGGCGTGAACCTGCGCCAGACCTCGGGTCCGGTGCTCGAAAAGCCCAAGGACCTGGCGGCGCTGCTGACCAACCTCGAGAAGAACGACGTGTTGTTCATCGACGAGATTCATCGCCTCTCGCCGGTGGTCGAGGAGATTCTGTACCCCGCGCTGGAGGACTACCAGATCGACATCATGATCGGCGAAGGGCCGGCCGCACGTTCCATCAAGCTGGACCTGCAGCCGTTCACGCTGGTCGGCGCGACCACGCGCGCCGGCATGCTGACGAACCCGCTGCGCGACCGCTTCGGCATCGTGTCGCGGCTGGAGTTCTACACGCCGGAGGAGCTGGCGCGCATCGTGCGGCGCAGTGCCGGCCTGCTGAATGTGGCGACTGACGACGCGGGCGGCTTCGAGATCGCGCGCCGCTCGCGCGGCACGCCGCGCATTGCGAACCGGCTGCTGCGCCGGGTGCGCGACTACGCCGACGTGAAGGGTACGGGCCACATCACGCTCGACATTGCCAACAAGGCGCTGGCCATGCTCGACGTGGACCCGCAGGGCTTCGACGTGATGGACCGCAAGCTGCTGGAGGCCGTGATCCACCGCTTCGACGGTGGCCCGGTGGGGCTCGACAACATCGCGGCCAGCATTGGCGAGGAGCGCGACACCATTGAAGACGTGATCGAGCCCTACCTGATCCAGCAGGGCTACCTGCAGCGCACGCCGCGCGGGCGCATCGCCACGCTGGCCGCCTACAAACATCTGGGCGTCACGCCGCCGAGCCGCAGCGACGGCCTGTTTGCCGAGTAA
- a CDS encoding TRAP transporter large permease produces the protein MIIVLLFVLMFVLMALGLPIALSIGLPAIGLIVSPGVFPDTVTLSALGQTVVQQLFSGVDSFDLLAVPLFMIAGSIMEVGGISRRLIDFCDSLVGWAPGGLAAAAIGASMIIAGISGSAAADTAAIGAVVIPTMIRQGYPPAFAAAVVAAGGAIGIIIPPSIPMILFGFMTNISTSQLFAGGLLVGVLMGLSFMAVAIGISWRRGYGERVAFTWKRVASTGRAALWSMGAPVIVLGGILSGIVTVTEGAALAVFYALLVGTVINRELAWRDLPRLMVRSQVVAGGILFIIAMAKVFGWLLAMQQGAQLLNVFVNSMSLPPVGLLLLVLALLLVVGCVMETTAALLLVVPVLALLTPQMQIDPVQFGVLVVTNLAIGMLTPPVGICLFVSCGIADVTLGRISRAVMPLVAVAILDMLIAALWSPLTMWLPTLLYR, from the coding sequence GTGATCATCGTCCTGCTGTTCGTGCTGATGTTCGTGCTGATGGCGCTGGGCCTGCCCATCGCGCTCTCCATCGGCCTGCCGGCGATCGGCCTGATCGTCTCGCCCGGCGTGTTCCCCGACACGGTCACCCTGTCCGCGCTGGGCCAGACCGTCGTCCAGCAGCTTTTCTCGGGGGTCGACTCGTTCGACCTGCTGGCCGTGCCGCTGTTCATGATTGCCGGCTCGATCATGGAGGTGGGCGGCATCTCGCGCCGCCTGATCGACTTCTGCGACAGTCTGGTCGGCTGGGCGCCGGGCGGCCTGGCGGCGGCGGCGATCGGGGCCTCGATGATCATCGCCGGCATCTCGGGCTCGGCCGCTGCCGATACCGCGGCGATCGGTGCGGTGGTGATTCCGACCATGATCCGCCAGGGCTATCCGCCCGCCTTCGCCGCCGCCGTGGTGGCGGCCGGCGGCGCCATCGGCATCATCATCCCGCCGTCGATCCCGATGATTTTGTTCGGCTTCATGACCAACATCTCGACCTCCCAGCTATTCGCCGGCGGCTTGCTGGTGGGCGTGCTGATGGGCCTGTCGTTCATGGCCGTGGCAATCGGCATCTCGTGGCGCAGGGGTTATGGCGAGCGCGTGGCCTTCACCTGGAAGAGGGTGGCCAGCACGGGGCGCGCTGCCCTGTGGTCGATGGGCGCGCCCGTGATCGTCCTGGGCGGCATCCTGAGCGGCATCGTCACGGTGACCGAAGGCGCAGCGCTGGCCGTGTTCTATGCGCTGCTGGTCGGCACCGTGATCAACCGCGAACTGGCCTGGCGCGACCTGCCGCGCCTGATGGTGCGCTCGCAGGTGGTGGCCGGCGGCATCCTGTTCATCATCGCGATGGCCAAGGTCTTCGGCTGGCTGCTGGCCATGCAGCAGGGCGCGCAGTTGCTGAACGTCTTCGTGAATTCGATGTCGCTGCCGCCGGTGGGCCTGCTGCTGCTGGTGCTGGCCCTGTTGCTGGTCGTCGGCTGCGTGATGGAGACCACCGCGGCGCTGCTGCTGGTGGTGCCGGTGCTGGCCCTGCTGACGCCGCAGATGCAGATCGACCCGGTGCAGTTCGGCGTGCTGGTGGTGACCAACCTCGCGATCGGGATGCTCACGCCGCCGGTGGGCATCTGCCTGTTCGTGAGCTGCGGCATCGCCGACGTGACGCTGGGCCGGATCTCGCGGGCGGTGATGCCGCTGGTGGCCGTGGCCATCCTGGACATGCTGATTGCCGCGCTGTGGTCGCCCCTGACGATGTGGCTGCCGACCTTGCTCTACCGCTGA
- a CDS encoding crotonase/enoyl-CoA hydratase family protein: MHHISFSVDAAVCTITMNRPDKRNAVNGPMAAALRAAFDRFQGDDALRIAILTGAGGHFCAGADLGAVSDPALRNELDLEGGGSGPMGPTRMALRKPLIAAVNGHAVAGGLELALLADMRVADEDAIFGVFCRRWGVPLIDGGTVRLPRIVGMGRALDLILTGRPVPAPEALAMGLVNRITPHGGALAAAQELARQIAAFPQQCMLADRRSAYEQWDLSLAEALLREGAQGTPMVFSEGEAGAARFAQGAGRHGKFGG; this comes from the coding sequence ATGCACCACATTTCATTCAGCGTGGACGCGGCCGTCTGCACCATCACGATGAACCGGCCGGACAAGCGCAATGCCGTCAACGGCCCGATGGCAGCGGCGTTGCGCGCGGCGTTCGACCGCTTCCAGGGCGATGATGCCTTGCGCATCGCCATCCTGACCGGGGCGGGCGGCCACTTTTGCGCCGGTGCGGATCTGGGCGCGGTGTCCGACCCGGCCTTGCGCAACGAGCTCGACCTGGAGGGCGGCGGCAGTGGCCCGATGGGGCCGACGCGCATGGCCTTGCGCAAACCGCTGATCGCCGCCGTGAATGGCCATGCCGTCGCCGGCGGCCTGGAATTGGCCCTGCTGGCGGACATGCGGGTGGCCGATGAGGACGCGATCTTCGGCGTCTTCTGCCGCCGCTGGGGCGTGCCGCTGATCGATGGCGGCACCGTGCGGCTGCCGCGCATCGTCGGCATGGGCCGCGCGCTCGACCTGATCCTGACCGGCCGCCCGGTGCCGGCGCCGGAAGCGCTGGCGATGGGCCTGGTGAATCGCATCACGCCGCACGGCGGCGCGCTGGCGGCGGCACAGGAACTGGCGCGCCAGATCGCGGCCTTCCCGCAGCAATGCATGCTGGCCGACCGCCGCTCCGCCTACGAGCAGTGGGATCTGTCGCTGGCCGAAGCCTTGTTGCGCGAAGGCGCGCAGGGCACGCCGATGGTGTTTTCTGAGGGCGAAGCCGGCGCCGCGCGCTTTGCGCAAGGCGCCGGCCGGCACGGCAAGTTCGGCGGCTGA
- a CDS encoding SDR family oxidoreductase translates to MSAPARPRTVLVTGSARRLGREIALALAASGWQVAVHYRGSQADAIKTVADCVELSRASAAFDADLSDEAAVRALLPRVIKHFGAVDAVVNSASTFEHDSPASFSFAAMETHWRSNTGAPILLAQALFEHVKARGDDPAGEGQSAPGVVVNLLDQKLWNPNPDFFSYTLSKAALEAANTLLAMALAPQLRVVGVAPGLTLTSHLLSDEKFEALHKLSPLGRSSTPADVAAAVKFALENSSITGTTLLVDGGQHLMRFEQDFSMM, encoded by the coding sequence ATGTCCGCCCCTGCCCGCCCCCGCACGGTTCTCGTCACCGGCTCCGCCAGACGGCTGGGCCGCGAGATCGCGCTCGCGCTCGCGGCCAGCGGCTGGCAGGTCGCGGTGCACTACCGTGGCTCGCAGGCAGACGCTATTAAAACGGTAGCTGACTGCGTAGAGCTGTCGCGGGCCAGCGCCGCTTTTGATGCCGATCTCTCGGACGAGGCCGCGGTGCGCGCGCTGCTGCCGCGGGTCATCAAGCACTTCGGCGCGGTCGACGCCGTGGTGAACAGCGCCTCCACCTTCGAGCACGACAGCCCGGCCAGCTTCAGCTTTGCGGCCATGGAAACGCATTGGCGCAGCAATACCGGCGCCCCGATCCTGCTGGCGCAGGCTTTGTTCGAGCATGTGAAGGCGCGGGGCGACGATCCTGCAGGCGAGGGCCAAAGCGCGCCCGGCGTGGTGGTGAATCTGCTCGACCAGAAACTGTGGAACCCGAATCCCGACTTTTTCAGCTACACCCTGTCCAAGGCTGCGCTGGAGGCCGCCAACACGCTGCTGGCCATGGCGCTGGCGCCGCAGCTGCGCGTGGTCGGCGTGGCGCCGGGGCTGACGCTGACCAGCCACCTGCTGAGCGACGAGAAATTCGAGGCCCTGCACAAGCTCTCGCCGCTGGGCCGCTCCTCAACGCCCGCCGATGTTGCGGCGGCCGTGAAATTCGCGCTGGAAAACTCCTCCATCACGGGCACCACGCTGCTGGTCGATGGCGGCCAGCATCTGATGCGGTTCGAGCAAGACTTTTCAATGATGTAA
- a CDS encoding lysoplasmalogenase family protein, giving the protein MTPSQIIVLATPVFLLLIAFEFAWGWAKGRNTYRLNDAINSISLGALSQLSAVFTRLLQIGIYSAIYAGVALYPNPEFWNTWYGWLLALLFYDLCYYWLHRMGHRSAVLWAAHVVHHQSQDYNLSTALRQPATYELLRWIFYVPMAVAGVPPLIFTVVALIDLLYQFWVHTEHVPRLGWFDRWFCSPSNHRVHHAVNDPYLDKNYGGILIVWDRLFGTFTEEREKCVYGTRGALNSWDPLWANFEVYWALLKDSWHTRLWRDKLRVWFKPPGWRPADVAQRFPKPAFEMAQVKRFHPLVSRAVLWFSGVQFALLLAGVSVFLWFADTMPLAQAAVWLAALMAALWALGAVLQGRINVLEVLLIESAALATASSAMGLPDLHHLFKPLTMVIAMVFVALSHRTTRAEGRLDALLMAALAAALAGDVLLMFPGYFLPGLVAFLIAHLCYLVLFKLGTAQLQSLGAGTGREVAGVRSVWFPSRRALYGTLGVGAGMYAYLWHGIGPVLRPAVAAYVVVIALMAAQAIGRATLLRNQGAVMVAVGAGFFMLSDALLAIDRFAHPLPLAPLWVLSSYYCAQILIATYACSARARS; this is encoded by the coding sequence ATGACCCCCAGCCAAATCATCGTCCTCGCGACGCCGGTGTTCCTGCTGCTGATCGCCTTCGAATTCGCCTGGGGCTGGGCGAAGGGCCGCAACACCTACCGTCTGAACGACGCCATCAACAGCATCAGCCTTGGGGCTCTGAGCCAGCTCAGCGCGGTGTTCACGCGGCTGCTGCAGATCGGCATCTACAGCGCCATCTACGCTGGCGTCGCGCTCTACCCGAACCCGGAGTTCTGGAACACCTGGTACGGCTGGCTGCTGGCGCTGCTGTTCTACGACCTGTGCTACTACTGGCTGCACCGCATGGGCCACAGAAGCGCCGTGCTGTGGGCCGCACACGTGGTGCACCACCAGAGCCAGGACTACAACCTCTCGACCGCGCTGCGGCAACCCGCCACCTACGAGCTGCTGCGCTGGATTTTCTATGTGCCGATGGCAGTGGCCGGCGTGCCGCCTTTGATCTTCACCGTCGTCGCGCTGATCGACCTGCTGTACCAGTTCTGGGTCCACACCGAGCACGTGCCCCGGCTGGGCTGGTTCGACCGCTGGTTCTGCTCGCCGTCGAACCACCGCGTGCACCACGCCGTGAACGACCCCTACCTCGACAAGAACTACGGCGGCATCCTGATCGTCTGGGACCGGCTGTTCGGCACCTTCACCGAAGAGCGCGAGAAATGCGTCTACGGCACGCGCGGCGCGCTGAACAGCTGGGATCCGCTGTGGGCCAACTTTGAAGTCTATTGGGCGCTGCTCAAGGACTCGTGGCACACGCGCCTTTGGCGTGACAAGCTGCGCGTCTGGTTCAAACCGCCGGGCTGGCGGCCTGCAGACGTGGCTCAGCGCTTTCCCAAGCCGGCGTTCGAGATGGCGCAGGTCAAACGCTTTCATCCCCTCGTGAGCCGCGCCGTACTGTGGTTTTCCGGCGTGCAGTTCGCACTGCTGCTGGCAGGTGTCTCCGTGTTCCTGTGGTTTGCCGACACCATGCCGTTGGCGCAAGCCGCCGTGTGGCTGGCGGCGTTAATGGCGGCCCTGTGGGCGCTCGGCGCCGTGCTGCAGGGGCGCATCAACGTGCTGGAGGTGCTCCTGATCGAGTCCGCCGCGCTGGCCACCGCGAGCAGTGCCATGGGCCTGCCCGACCTGCACCACCTCTTCAAGCCGCTGACCATGGTGATTGCTATGGTTTTCGTAGCCTTGAGTCACCGTACCACCAGGGCTGAGGGTCGATTGGATGCACTGTTGATGGCGGCGCTCGCGGCCGCGCTGGCGGGCGATGTGCTGCTGATGTTCCCGGGCTACTTCCTCCCGGGGCTGGTGGCGTTCCTGATCGCCCACCTGTGCTACCTCGTGCTGTTCAAGCTTGGCACCGCGCAGCTGCAGTCGCTCGGCGCGGGCACGGGGCGCGAGGTCGCGGGCGTGCGCTCCGTGTGGTTCCCGAGCCGGCGCGCGCTCTATGGCACGCTGGGTGTGGGTGCGGGCATGTACGCCTACCTGTGGCACGGGATCGGACCGGTGCTGCGGCCGGCCGTGGCCGCCTACGTGGTGGTCATCGCGCTGATGGCGGCGCAGGCCATCGGCCGCGCCACGCTGTTGCGCAACCAGGGCGCCGTGATGGTGGCCGTGGGGGCGGGATTTTTCATGTTGAGCGACGCGCTGCTGGCCATCGACCGCTTTGCACACCCGCTGCCGCTGGCGCCGCTATGGGTCTTGTCCAGCTACTACTGCGCTCAGATTTTGATAGCTACCTACGCATGTTCAGCAAGGGCTAGAAGCTGA
- a CDS encoding dihydroneopterin aldolase — translation MLNTKGLQILTLTGLRFNANLGILAHEKNAPQPIQVDADLNLGPQPLLPRDDEITHVLDYRKVRQIIIKECTAEHVNLLESLIGKLAHRLMQLPGVLGVRVKIAKLKIFDDCEVAIRIETGQW, via the coding sequence ATGCTGAACACCAAAGGCCTGCAGATCCTCACCTTGACCGGTTTGCGTTTCAACGCCAACCTGGGCATCCTGGCGCACGAAAAAAACGCGCCGCAGCCGATCCAGGTCGACGCCGATCTCAACCTCGGCCCCCAGCCGCTGCTGCCGCGCGACGACGAGATCACACACGTGCTGGACTACCGCAAGGTGCGCCAGATCATCATCAAGGAATGCACGGCCGAGCACGTGAACCTGCTGGAGTCGCTGATCGGCAAACTCGCGCACCGGCTGATGCAGCTGCCCGGCGTGCTGGGCGTGCGCGTGAAGATCGCCAAGCTGAAGATTTTTGACGACTGCGAAGTGGCGATTCGCATCGAGACGGGGCAGTGGTGA
- the ttcA gene encoding tRNA 2-thiocytidine(32) synthetase TtcA, producing the protein MNTQWIDNEIVPPSRDLKIERETHKLEKRLCREVGRAIVQYNMIEEGDKVMVCMSGGKDSYTLLDILLKLKRRAPIHFDLIAVNLDQKQPGFPEHVLPDYLKSTGVPFHIENEDTYSIVKRLIPEGKTTCSLCSRLRRGILYRVADELGATKIALGHHRDDILQTLLLNMFFGGKMKSMPPKLVSDDGRHVVIRPLAFVAEKDAQRWSQHRDFPIIPCNLCGSQENLQRKQVGEMLREWEKKFPGRVENMFNALQNVVPSHLLDGALYDFKGARATGVADANGDKAFDTEDFAPAHPAFAPAGVQVVHIT; encoded by the coding sequence GTGAACACCCAGTGGATTGACAACGAAATCGTGCCACCGAGCCGGGATTTGAAGATCGAGCGCGAAACGCACAAGCTCGAGAAGCGCCTGTGCCGCGAGGTGGGCCGCGCCATCGTGCAGTACAACATGATCGAGGAGGGCGACAAGGTCATGGTCTGCATGTCGGGCGGCAAGGACAGCTACACGCTGCTCGACATCCTGCTCAAGCTGAAGCGCCGCGCGCCGATCCACTTCGACCTGATCGCGGTGAATCTGGACCAGAAGCAGCCCGGCTTTCCCGAGCATGTGCTGCCCGACTATTTGAAGAGCACGGGCGTGCCGTTTCACATCGAGAACGAGGACACCTACAGCATCGTCAAGCGCCTCATCCCCGAGGGCAAGACCACCTGCAGCCTGTGCAGCCGGCTGCGCCGCGGCATCCTGTACCGCGTGGCCGACGAACTGGGCGCGACCAAAATCGCGCTGGGCCACCACCGCGACGACATCCTGCAGACGCTGCTGCTGAACATGTTCTTCGGCGGCAAGATGAAGAGCATGCCGCCCAAGCTGGTCAGCGACGACGGGCGCCACGTGGTGATCCGCCCGCTGGCCTTCGTGGCCGAGAAGGACGCGCAGCGCTGGTCGCAGCACCGCGACTTTCCGATCATTCCGTGCAACCTGTGCGGCAGCCAGGAGAACCTGCAGCGCAAGCAGGTCGGCGAGATGCTGCGCGAGTGGGAAAAGAAGTTCCCAGGCCGCGTGGAAAACATGTTCAACGCCCTGCAAAACGTGGTGCCCAGCCACCTGCTCGACGGCGCGCTGTACGACTTCAAGGGCGCGCGCGCGACCGGCGTGGCGGACGCCAACGGCGACAAGGCGTTTGACACTGAAGACTTCGCCCCCGCCCATCCGGCATTCGCACCGGCCGGCGTGCAGGTGGTGCACATCACCTGA